A single Elaeis guineensis isolate ETL-2024a chromosome 15, EG11, whole genome shotgun sequence DNA region contains:
- the LOC105057954 gene encoding pentatricopeptide repeat-containing protein At5g67570, chloroplastic isoform X2: MEASFASPSALIPTLLPRSEGKKPFEPNTDAIKQRLLRKGVFPTPKILHALHKKEIQKSLRRAKKEALKDESAPLSASQRQALEEDAHFRTVSAEYRAVREELRRRNEKALALAGKPWERLDEVDLRGLMSLKEECGEGRLKGEHLEELKEMLAERNGERFRWLLDDDVEEVAGVVDERERKLVPSRQNLGDEEKIQLLIKRLSRTELSIQDWKFSRLMKQSGLFFTEMCLLEILEGLGALGNWRQALFVVEWVYNQRHYKHRKSRFVYTKLLAVIGKARRPSEALHVFNVMREDGQIYPDMAAYHSIAVTLGQAGLLNELMTIVECMRQKPSKGIKNMKRGDWDPCLEPDIVIYNAWKGVFWVLEQIRFCGLKPIGATYGLAMEVMLRAGKHDFVHNFFKKMQKNGLPPKALTYKVLVRTFWEEGKVDEAVEAVRDMENRGVVGAASVYYELACCLCNNGRWKDAMMEVEKLKSLPLTKPLEVAFTGMILSSLDGGYINDCISIFEHMKDHCVPNIGTVNAMLKVYGHSDVFTKAKELFEATKAIVSNFKSYTGNDSSLELDAYSYSSMLEVSASAHQWEYFEYVYKEMAFCGYQLDQRKHAWLLVEASRAGKWHLLEHAFDTVLEAGEIPHVSLFTEMICQTIAQQNFKRTVNLINGMAHASLRVSEIQWLKLFQINMDRFSMDKLHDLLNHLSGCDLVQEDPVPNFLKALQSLCGMRLLKDTTVVTDTSDVSAVTPTITGNEKDDNSCDEIQAHIPGKMLMDDNGSPLWSQEDSLMSERHLDRTEGSSSISVSLQGVNNVAFSSFVGNEGKELHSVFHGYSETPITDAALESLTAHTGRPFSELPSAFEILETWKQERMKDGIFPFQR, translated from the exons ATGGAGGCATCTTTCGCCTCTCCTTCCGCCCTAATCCCCACCCTCCTGCCCCGCTCCGAAGGGAAGAAGCCTTTCGAGCCCAACACCGACGCCATCAAACAGCGGCTGCTCCGCAAGGGCGTATTCCCCACTCCCAAGATCCTCCACGCCCTCCACAAGAAGGAAATCCAGAAATCCCTCCGCAGAGCCAAGAAAGAAGCTCTCAAGGACGAATCCGCGCCCCTCTCGGCGTCCCAGAGGCAGGCCCTGGAGGAGGATGCCCATTTCCGCACCGTCTCTGCCGAGTACCGCGCCGTGAGGGAGGAGCTCCGGCGGAGGAACGAGAAGGCGCTAGCGCTTGCCGGGAAGCCCTGGGAGAGGTTGGATGAGGTCGATTTGAGAGGGCTTATGAGCTTGAAGGAGGAGTGTGGTGAGGGGAGGCTGAAAGGCGAGCACTTGGAGGAGTTGAAAGAGATGCTTGCCGAGAGGAATGGGGAGAGGTTTCGGTGGCTTCTTGATGACGACGTGGAAGAGGTGGCAGGTGTCGTGGATGAACGAGAGAGGAAGCTGGTTCCTTCGAGGCAAAATCTCGGAGATGAAGAGAAGATTCAGTTGCTCATAAAAAG GCTAAGCAGAACAGAACTTAGTATACAGGACTGGAAGTTTTCAAGGTTGATGAAGCAGTCGGGTTTATTCTTTACTGAGATGTGTTTGCTTGAAATACTTGAAGGGCTTGGGGCTCTTGGAAATTGGAGACAAGCATTGTTTGTTGTCGAATGGGTCTATAATCAAAGACATTACAAACATCGAAAAAGCAG GTTTGTGTATACAAAGCTTTTAGCAGTTATTGGGAAGGCAAGGAGGCCCAGTGAAGCTCTTCATGTTTTTAATGTGATGCGA GAAGATGGTCAGATATATCCTGATATGGCTGCATACCACTCTATTGCTGTGACACTCGGCCAAGCTGGTCTTCTAAATGAGTTAATGACCATAGTTGAGTGTATGAGGCAGAAACCTTCCAAAGGGATTAAAAATATGAAGCGCGGAGACTGGGATCCATGCTTGGAACCTGACATCGTCATATATAATGCT TGGAAAGGAGTATTTTGGGTGTTGGAGCAGATAAGGTTTTGTGGTTTAAAGCCTATAGGAGCAACTTATGGGTTAGCCATGGAG GTGATGCTGAGAGCGGGGAAACATGATTTTGTCCacaattttttcaaaaagatgcaAAAGAATGGACTGCCTCCAAAAGCATTAACGTATAAAG TTCTTGTGAGAACCTTTTGGGAAGAGGGTAAAGTGGATGAAGCAGTTGAGGCAGTCAGGGATATGGAAAACAGAGGAGTGGTTGGAGCAGCTAGTGTTTATTATGAACTAGCATGCTGCCTTTGTAACAATGGGAGGTGGAAAGATGCAATGATGGAG GTTGAGAAGCTGAAAAGTCTTCCTCTTACTAAACCACTGGAGGTAGCATTCACTGGCATGATTCTGTCGTCACTGGATGGCGGATATATCAATGACTGCATTTCAATTTTTGAACACATGAAAGATCACTGTGTTCCTAATATTGGAACTGTAAATGCGATGCTGAAAGTTTATGGCCACAGTGACGTGTTCACGAAAGCAAAAGAATTGTTTGAAGCCACTAAGGCTAttgtttctaattttaaatcctaCACTGGCAATGATTCGTCACTTGAGCTAGATGCATACTCATACAGCTCTATGCTTGAGGTATCTGCTTCTGCACACCAATGGGAATACTTTGAGTATGTGTACAAGGAGATGGCCTTCTGTGGGTACCAACTAGATCAAAGAAAGCATGCTTGGTTACTGGTTGAAGCATCCAGAGCTGGAAAG TGGCATTTATTGGAGCATGCATTTGATACAGTTCTGGAAGCAGGAGAAATTCCTCATGTATCACTTTTCACTGAAATGATATGCCAGACCATCGCTCAACAAAATTTCAAAAGGACTGTAAATCTCATTAATGGTATGGCTCATGCTTCATTGAGAGTAAGTGAAATTCAATGGCTGAAACTCTTCCAGATAAACATGGATAGATTCAGCATGGATAAATTGCATGACCTACTGAACCATCTAAGTGGTTGTGATCTTGTGCAAGAAGACCCTGTCCCAAATTTTCTGAAAGCACTGCAATCTCTCTGTGGCATGAGATTGTTGAAGGACACCACCGTAGTCACTGATACAAGTGATGTTTCTGCAGTAACTCCTACTATCACTGGCAATGAAAAGGATGACAATAGTTGTGACGAGATTCAAGCTCATATTCCTGGTAAAATGCTCATGGATGATAATGGCAGCCCATTGTGGAGTCAGGAAGATTCCCTCATGTCAGAGAGACATCTTGACAGAACTGAGGGAAGCAGTAGCATAAGTGTTAGCTTGCAAGGAGTTAATAATGTGGCATTTAGCTCATTTGTTGGGAATGAAGGCAAAGAATTGCACTCGGTTTTTCATGGCTACTCAGAGACCCCTATAACTGATGCAGCACTGGAGTCGCTAACAGCCCACACGGGCAGGCCTTTCTCGGAGTTGCCATCAGCATTTGAAATACTAGAAACTTGGAAGCAAGAGAGGATGAAGGATGGTATATTTCCATTTCAACGTTGA
- the LOC105057954 gene encoding pentatricopeptide repeat-containing protein At5g67570, chloroplastic isoform X1, translating into MEASFASPSALIPTLLPRSEGKKPFEPNTDAIKQRLLRKGVFPTPKILHALHKKEIQKSLRRAKKEALKDESAPLSASQRQALEEDAHFRTVSAEYRAVREELRRRNEKALALAGKPWERLDEVDLRGLMSLKEECGEGRLKGEHLEELKEMLAERNGERFRWLLDDDVEEVAGVVDERERKLVPSRQNLGDEEKIQLLIKRLSRTELSIQDWKFSRLMKQSGLFFTEMCLLEILEGLGALGNWRQALFVVEWVYNQRHYKHRKSRFVYTKLLAVIGKARRPSEALHVFNVMREDGQIYPDMAAYHSIAVTLGQAGLLNELMTIVECMRQKPSKGIKNMKRGDWDPCLEPDIVIYNAVLNACIPSHQWKGVFWVLEQIRFCGLKPIGATYGLAMEVMLRAGKHDFVHNFFKKMQKNGLPPKALTYKVLVRTFWEEGKVDEAVEAVRDMENRGVVGAASVYYELACCLCNNGRWKDAMMEVEKLKSLPLTKPLEVAFTGMILSSLDGGYINDCISIFEHMKDHCVPNIGTVNAMLKVYGHSDVFTKAKELFEATKAIVSNFKSYTGNDSSLELDAYSYSSMLEVSASAHQWEYFEYVYKEMAFCGYQLDQRKHAWLLVEASRAGKWHLLEHAFDTVLEAGEIPHVSLFTEMICQTIAQQNFKRTVNLINGMAHASLRVSEIQWLKLFQINMDRFSMDKLHDLLNHLSGCDLVQEDPVPNFLKALQSLCGMRLLKDTTVVTDTSDVSAVTPTITGNEKDDNSCDEIQAHIPGKMLMDDNGSPLWSQEDSLMSERHLDRTEGSSSISVSLQGVNNVAFSSFVGNEGKELHSVFHGYSETPITDAALESLTAHTGRPFSELPSAFEILETWKQERMKDGIFPFQR; encoded by the exons ATGGAGGCATCTTTCGCCTCTCCTTCCGCCCTAATCCCCACCCTCCTGCCCCGCTCCGAAGGGAAGAAGCCTTTCGAGCCCAACACCGACGCCATCAAACAGCGGCTGCTCCGCAAGGGCGTATTCCCCACTCCCAAGATCCTCCACGCCCTCCACAAGAAGGAAATCCAGAAATCCCTCCGCAGAGCCAAGAAAGAAGCTCTCAAGGACGAATCCGCGCCCCTCTCGGCGTCCCAGAGGCAGGCCCTGGAGGAGGATGCCCATTTCCGCACCGTCTCTGCCGAGTACCGCGCCGTGAGGGAGGAGCTCCGGCGGAGGAACGAGAAGGCGCTAGCGCTTGCCGGGAAGCCCTGGGAGAGGTTGGATGAGGTCGATTTGAGAGGGCTTATGAGCTTGAAGGAGGAGTGTGGTGAGGGGAGGCTGAAAGGCGAGCACTTGGAGGAGTTGAAAGAGATGCTTGCCGAGAGGAATGGGGAGAGGTTTCGGTGGCTTCTTGATGACGACGTGGAAGAGGTGGCAGGTGTCGTGGATGAACGAGAGAGGAAGCTGGTTCCTTCGAGGCAAAATCTCGGAGATGAAGAGAAGATTCAGTTGCTCATAAAAAG GCTAAGCAGAACAGAACTTAGTATACAGGACTGGAAGTTTTCAAGGTTGATGAAGCAGTCGGGTTTATTCTTTACTGAGATGTGTTTGCTTGAAATACTTGAAGGGCTTGGGGCTCTTGGAAATTGGAGACAAGCATTGTTTGTTGTCGAATGGGTCTATAATCAAAGACATTACAAACATCGAAAAAGCAG GTTTGTGTATACAAAGCTTTTAGCAGTTATTGGGAAGGCAAGGAGGCCCAGTGAAGCTCTTCATGTTTTTAATGTGATGCGA GAAGATGGTCAGATATATCCTGATATGGCTGCATACCACTCTATTGCTGTGACACTCGGCCAAGCTGGTCTTCTAAATGAGTTAATGACCATAGTTGAGTGTATGAGGCAGAAACCTTCCAAAGGGATTAAAAATATGAAGCGCGGAGACTGGGATCCATGCTTGGAACCTGACATCGTCATATATAATGCT GTGCTAAATGCTTGTATCCCATCTCATCAGTGGAAAGGAGTATTTTGGGTGTTGGAGCAGATAAGGTTTTGTGGTTTAAAGCCTATAGGAGCAACTTATGGGTTAGCCATGGAG GTGATGCTGAGAGCGGGGAAACATGATTTTGTCCacaattttttcaaaaagatgcaAAAGAATGGACTGCCTCCAAAAGCATTAACGTATAAAG TTCTTGTGAGAACCTTTTGGGAAGAGGGTAAAGTGGATGAAGCAGTTGAGGCAGTCAGGGATATGGAAAACAGAGGAGTGGTTGGAGCAGCTAGTGTTTATTATGAACTAGCATGCTGCCTTTGTAACAATGGGAGGTGGAAAGATGCAATGATGGAG GTTGAGAAGCTGAAAAGTCTTCCTCTTACTAAACCACTGGAGGTAGCATTCACTGGCATGATTCTGTCGTCACTGGATGGCGGATATATCAATGACTGCATTTCAATTTTTGAACACATGAAAGATCACTGTGTTCCTAATATTGGAACTGTAAATGCGATGCTGAAAGTTTATGGCCACAGTGACGTGTTCACGAAAGCAAAAGAATTGTTTGAAGCCACTAAGGCTAttgtttctaattttaaatcctaCACTGGCAATGATTCGTCACTTGAGCTAGATGCATACTCATACAGCTCTATGCTTGAGGTATCTGCTTCTGCACACCAATGGGAATACTTTGAGTATGTGTACAAGGAGATGGCCTTCTGTGGGTACCAACTAGATCAAAGAAAGCATGCTTGGTTACTGGTTGAAGCATCCAGAGCTGGAAAG TGGCATTTATTGGAGCATGCATTTGATACAGTTCTGGAAGCAGGAGAAATTCCTCATGTATCACTTTTCACTGAAATGATATGCCAGACCATCGCTCAACAAAATTTCAAAAGGACTGTAAATCTCATTAATGGTATGGCTCATGCTTCATTGAGAGTAAGTGAAATTCAATGGCTGAAACTCTTCCAGATAAACATGGATAGATTCAGCATGGATAAATTGCATGACCTACTGAACCATCTAAGTGGTTGTGATCTTGTGCAAGAAGACCCTGTCCCAAATTTTCTGAAAGCACTGCAATCTCTCTGTGGCATGAGATTGTTGAAGGACACCACCGTAGTCACTGATACAAGTGATGTTTCTGCAGTAACTCCTACTATCACTGGCAATGAAAAGGATGACAATAGTTGTGACGAGATTCAAGCTCATATTCCTGGTAAAATGCTCATGGATGATAATGGCAGCCCATTGTGGAGTCAGGAAGATTCCCTCATGTCAGAGAGACATCTTGACAGAACTGAGGGAAGCAGTAGCATAAGTGTTAGCTTGCAAGGAGTTAATAATGTGGCATTTAGCTCATTTGTTGGGAATGAAGGCAAAGAATTGCACTCGGTTTTTCATGGCTACTCAGAGACCCCTATAACTGATGCAGCACTGGAGTCGCTAACAGCCCACACGGGCAGGCCTTTCTCGGAGTTGCCATCAGCATTTGAAATACTAGAAACTTGGAAGCAAGAGAGGATGAAGGATGGTATATTTCCATTTCAACGTTGA